TCTTCAAAAACTGGTCGACGTGGAGCCTTCCCTTTGCTCAAGAGCACCGCACTTGAGAGTGCTCCCGAGTGAGAACGTGTGTGAAGTGTCTGCAAAGTGCTTGTGGACATGGTGTGCTCTCCCTCCGCCAACCTAAGGGGGGTGATAAGCAAATATGCGGAGGGGTGGTTGTGTACCACTCGATAAAGTGGCGAACGCTGATAAGATTGTCTTTGGCGCTGATGCCCGGGGAACTTTTGCGTGGCCCGAGATAGCCGCGAATCAATCGATAGCTGACTGCAGTAACCGTCGGTTCACCTTGCCATTCTGTACCCGGTATTTCCACCGTGGCAGTAGTATCGGATTCTGCTCGAATAGCATTTGCAAGTGCAGTTGCATGTTGTGAATGTGTGAATAGTGCGCCAACAGGAAACAGTGACATAACTATCCAACATTCGCCCACGAACTGTTCCTGCTTCCGCAAGTGTTGAAGGTGAGTCGTGATCTGCGCCATCTTGGAGTGAGTTCTgagtgaaagtgaaacgtGAGCTGCTATGGTACATTCTGCAAATGTCTGATCCACCTCTCACTGAGGTGAGCCTGAATGTCTGACTGTTGGATTGCCAAACACCGATCGTAATCAGACAGCCTGCGGAAATGTGTTTGCAGTTTCACAATTATTACCAGTACTCCCGAAACAGAGTCGGTGGCTTTTAAAGcgaatcaaatcaaaacactCCTCAGATGACGCACCATATTTGATGGggcgggtgtgtttgtgtgtgtcggaGGACACTTATGGCAGGCCATAGCTAAGGATTGGTGCCTTATATTGTTGAGCTAAAGTTGATGACTAACGAATCGATTGGTTATTTATTGTGCGGCAAGGAAGAAGAAGGTGTCACACAAAGGTAACCGGTTACGTGTCTGGTTTTTGCGGTAATATGTAAATTCCACATTGCGTCGGTCCATCATCTCCCATCGAGCTGCCCGATGAGTCATTTAACGAAAGGGAGAATTCTACCTATCGAAGGTAGTGGGAGTACAGAAAAAATAATACCTTCTTCGTCCAATAACTGCCATCTATCTTATTGCGCTGACATAACTGAcatcatccatccatcggGGTTGGAGGATACTTTCAGTGCTCCCGACGTTTAGTGCCTATCTTTCTAAGAACCTACCCTTGAGGGGGCTCCCATGAGTGTGTCGATTAACACCCTCTTACCGCGAGAGGGTGGTGCATTCGGGTGATCTTGCCACCTCCACCTACATGCGTCACAAATGCAAAAACACCGATACACCAACTTGGTGTTGCCTTTAATGCACCCGATTAGGAAAGTACCTGGCGTGATTTTGTTTAATGAGCCCCAACCAAACCGATCTGGGGGTGAAAATCACTCACACAGCAACACGCGTGACGCGCACAATGCACGATTGTACAGTATCGCAACGTTTTATCGCCTTTTTTATACTGATACTTATCACAGCCGTTCCGGTGAAGGTGTAGTAATTCGCGGCAACTCTTGCGGACGATGAAAAAGACATTTTTGCGCCCACCCTTCGGCACGGATGCTACCCTTGTCTTCCACCCAGGGTTGGGTATCGTTGGGTTTCTAATCCTGGTGATTGATTTTAGCAGCTATTTTGTAACGCTCCGTTGCACAAGGCTGTTAATGTGGTGGTCGCCACTCGAGCAGCAACGGTCGCTGTGTGTTTAGCAGACGACACCCGCAAGGGGAAAGAGgagtttggtttttggtgcatCTTATCTTTTCTAGTGGACAGATTAACGTTAAACAACCCGATACTGGCGGTTGGTGGGAAGTCGTGTGGCAAAACCGAGCGAAATTAAATTCGATTGTCAGCTACAAATTGGAACGCTGCTCTTGCTTTTTGTGAAAATATCCGTGTTTTTAAGAGCGAATCATGCATTTATGAGTGCAATATAAATCACagaaattcatttaaattccTTATCGTGGAGTATGTCATTCCATACAACAGTGATGAGTCTGTAGTTCACATGCGACTGGAACAAGGAAATTGTAAAATGCAATCAGGGAGACGACACCCTCAAGGAGATCTTTGTTCTGGTGGAATGACTTAGTTCAAAGCGTATTCCAAGGCGCACCGTAAAACGGGCATGTTTATGACCGGCCCAGACACAATTTCCGACGCGTTTcttcaaacacacacgacCCAATAATAATACTTTTCCTGTTTCCCATTCCTTTCGCatcataaaacaattatttatggCCGCAAGCTGCTCTGTGGTGCCGGGCAAATTTAGTATCGAAGCTCCAATCAAAGGCATGGAGCGAAGTCGCGAGCAATCAAGTATCTATCGATGGGCCGAAAGCGAGCTGTGTTGGCATTGTTTTGGAGCAGCAAAACCTTCGAAAGACATAAGTGCCCTCACTGGTGGCATCGTCTTCGAGCGACTCCACCCGTTAACGTGACAATCGTGTCACGTTGCGCCTTATCAGGACGCTTGAACATCGTGTAAAATTGTCAATGGAAGTGATCGAATTGGAACTTGCGAACATTCCACAACCCAAGACAACTTGGGAAATTACTCCCCACAAGAATTACGTCCCTATTTCTGAAGGTCACTCTCACTCTTTACGAAAGCGGACATGAGGCTTAAGCACTGTATAATAATGTTAAGGATGCAATTTTCATCACCAACGTCTGGAACCTGTGGAAGGGCTGAAAGGGGGGAATCAGTTTCATCCGTTTCATTGCACGCGAAAGGAAAATCTCACCTCCAAAGATGACGAAGAAGTGCATCGCGAACATAAAAAACCAACCCTCCGCGATCAGATGATCGTACTCTTGGTCCGGCTTCGCTAACGAGAGAGGTTTGTCGAAACGTTTTAATGTTGTAGTTTTCCTCCATCGACCGCTTGGTCGGGCTGGGAAAACGTTCAATAACTCCGAACCTACCGACGATCGCCCCGTGCGGAACTATTAGATGCGCCTCGTTTGTCCAACACCGGTGTACTCCGTTGTGGTGGGGAGAGGGAGTCGTAAATAAAATGCATTACACGCATCGAGGGAACGAATGCACGCAATGCTACCTCCGTTGCTGGTTGCTTTTAAAAGAGGAGGTTCCCATAATTATGGAAAACAAGGCGCCCTCTTATCATTGTGCTAATAGCAGCGGACTTTGGTTATCTCAACTTTATTGGTGTGTGAGTATGATCAATCAGATTAACACCTTCGATTGTTTATTGCACGTGTGGTGTGTAAAGAAGAGATCGGTCTAGGTTTCCCGTAGCTTTTAGCCTCGGAACGatcattttcattcaacatCTTTCTGAGCCTGTCACGAGTGAAGCTTACCATTTAGCGTGTGGCCGTTAATTGGATCCCTTCACTGGCAAAGCAATCCCAAGCATTTCAGCGCGGGTTCCTATCGTAAACAAGCTGCCACCAAGAGCAATGCACACGAACCCGTTAAAAATGGCGCACTTTAATGTAAATAGCACACGCTCGGCGGTACACTCAATTATGACAAGCAGCGAGGACTAAGCAGCGAGGACGGTTTACTTCTTTTTTGCGTCACATCTTCGTCTTCTCTCACGCTGCTGGTTCCCATCACTGACAGATCATCCAAACAACACAGTCGGAAGTTGATCCTGCTTGGATGCTTGCATTGATTTGGTTCGCTGCAGGAATAAACCGCACCTTTTACCCATCGGAGTGTGCCAGTGTTGCTAGAATGATGATCCAGTGAGCACATTATTATCGTATCAAAGAAACGGATTCAGTGAGAAGCTAATCACGTGCTGTGAATGTAAACACAACTGGTGATCAAtcaagcaaagcaaagcgaagggcaaaaaaaacaagcatgtTGTAAGATCATTAGCTACTGCACTTAAAGTGTCTCAATTTGAGTTgtgtttttagtatgaaaaatgACTGTGTAACGTAATTACCACCTGGAGTACCAAATAGCGTCAGGGTTTTGTGCGTATCTTTATTATTTTGGGGAGGTCTTGTCGATGGTGTGCCGTGTGGAGGAATGTTTGGTTgtcaaaatgaaaatatccgtggagtggaaaaaaataGCTCAGGCCGTTCCGGTCCGGAATGTATGTAACGGCCGGATTGTTTTGCTTAGATTTATGACCCAGGTCAGGTCGTCCGAGAAGCGTCACATGCAATGGACAGGATAGTGTGCAATTAGACGGCTACGCCCGGAGTGATTATTTATACCACCGTACATTAGATTAATTAAACCGTTGACCAGGACAGGCATCCAGGTACGGTGGGAGGAGGGACCTTTTCCGACATTGTTCAGCCCTTTCTGAACACGAAACCGAACACTAAAAACCGACCCAAATTGGATGACATTCTTTCCACAAACCATTACCACCTCGTTCCTCGTTATCGAACAATTCTCCATACCATTTCAAGTGCTCATTCAACACCTTCCTGATAGGCTCTGATAAGAACTGCGCGTGATCGAATGACAATCGGGCTGTTTAAACTGTACATTGAGAGCATATCGATAACGGCTCACGAAAGGGAGGGTCCTAATGCCGAAAGCCACCGTCGGGTGACATAATCGATTGAAGATCGGCATTATTGTGAACGCGATAGGCAGTCTGATAACTCCGTTGGTCATCATTTATTAGCAGCAATCGAGATCGATCGATTGTTTCCGTACAGTGTCACTAGAGGCGATAGAGGAACAAGAAGTACCGTGCCATCTAAAGTTTCGAAATTTATCTTCCGTTTCTTCAGAACACTAAGCTGCGAACGGTGGCAAGGAACCGAAATGGAGCGAGGACTACACGATCGCGATCGGGTAGGCCTGCAAGATCAGGTGCTACTGGAGAACTATCAGAGCGAGGATGCGTTCATCGATAATCTGCGGAAACGGTTTCAGGAGAACCTTATCTATGTGAGTATTGGACAAACATGTTTCCCCTGAGATAATGCGGGTCCGCACAGTAGACGTTCGAAGCCATCATAAATCATGTGCCGAACTTTGTCAACTTGATTCGCCCAGTGGTGTCGATTACCTTCCGGAGGGATTTTGCTTTAACTCATCAACGACTCTGCCGGGCGGAGGGAACATCAGGTTCGAAAATGATCGAAATATGATACTTTAATCCTTACGCTACCGAACATTACGAAGGCAAAGAAGACAGATTTGCAATAGTAGCGAACGACGACCACGGTTTAGGTTTGGTCCAATCCTAATGAGATCGAATTACCACGTTACAATGTTGGAAGGGTTATTCCTGGTCCAAAGTGCGCATAACCCCTACATACCACATGTCGTACACAGCTAAGCAATGTTCTAATGAATGTTTGTTCTATGTTTTACGCAGACCTATATTGGCCACGTCCTGATATCGGTAAACCCGTACAAGGAGCTCCCGATCTACACTGAGAGTGACGTCAAAGAGTACCGGAAGCGACACTTTTTCGAGGCCCCCCCACATGTGTAAGTGTCAATGAACTCGCTGATGCGCAAAGTCTGGCTTCGGTTGTGCACGGTGTCGGATCGAGACTGCACGGCGTCACTACCGTGCTGCACTGCAAGGTTATTTTACTGCAAAAATAAACTCACAAACGATCCACTCCTTTTCTAGGTTCGCACTGAGCGACAACGCGTACCGCTCGCTGACGGAGGAAAACCGTGGCCAGTGTATTTTAATCTCGGGCGAAAGTGGTTCGGGCAAGACGGAAGCATCGAAGAAGGTGCTACAGTTTATAGCGGCGGCCACCGGGCATACGCACAATGTCGAGGGTGTCAAGGATAAGCTGCTGCAGAGCAACCCGGTACTGGAGGCGTTCGGCAATGCGAAGACGAACCGTAACGATAACTCGTCCCGGTTCGGCAAGTACATGGACGTACAGTTCGACTTTGCCGGTGTGCCGGAAGGTGGCAATATTCTAAATTATTTGCTGGAAAAATCGCGCGTCATACATCAGAGCGGTGGGGAAAGGAATTTTCACATCTTCTACCAACTGCTAGCTGGAGCGGACGATAATCTGTTGCGTGAGCTGCACCTGAAAAGAAACCTGGATACGTACTACTACCTGAGCGATGGGGTAAGAGGGGTCGAATACGAATAGGAGTCGCTGTAGATGGTccgaatggaaatttatttccttttctttgtaTCTCCGACAGGCAAATGGTAATGTGCCGAACATCCGTGATGCGGACAACTTCCGCGTAGTGCAGAAAGCGATGACTGTTATAGAGATCCTAGAACAGGAACAGCGCCAGATTCTTGATATTGTAGCTGCCATACTGCATATGGGCAATGTCGGTTTCACCGAGGAGGAAGGCAAGGCGAAAATCCTCAAACCAGAATCAGTGACAGCGATTGCAAAGGTGAGAGTTATATCATCCTCCAACTGGTCTTCCCATTTTAATACGGTTTACTTCTGTGTTTTAGCTGCTGGGCTGTAACGAGGAGCAGTTAACGAACGCATTTACCCATCGTACGATTGAAGCCCGGGGCGAAATAGTGACGAGTCCGTTGAATCGCGATCTCGCTATCTATGCCCGCGACGCTCTAGCTAAGGCCGTGTACGATCGCCTATTCAGCTGGCTAGTGTCACGCATCAACACCTCGCTGCATGCGGCGGATCTGGCCAAGAAGAACAGTGTGATGGGTATACTGGACATCTACGGGTTCGAGATATTCAAGAAGAACAGCTTCGAACAGTTCTGCATCAACTTCTGCAACGAAAAGCTGCAGCAGCTGTTTATCGAGCTAACGCTGAAGCAGGAGCAGGAGGAATATCTGCGCGAAGGCATTGAGTGGGTGCCGGTGGAGTACTTCGACAACAAGGTGATTTGCAACCTGATCGAGGAGAAGCACAAGGGTATTATTGCACTAATGGACGAGGAATGTCTGCGACCGGGCGATCCTACCGATTTGAGTTTCCTCACGAAGATGAACGACAATCTGGGTTCGCATCCGCACTACATTTGTCACAGCCGTGCTTCAACGACCGTGCAGAAAACGATGGGACGCGACGAGTTCCGGCTGGTGCATTACGCCGGTGACGTTACGTACAGCGTGCATGGCTTCCTGGACAAGAACAATGATTTGCTGTTCCGCGATTTGAAGGAGGCAATGGCGGAGTGTAACAACGGTATCATCAAAAGCTGTTTCCCTGCGTCCGACATCGGCAGCAAGCGGCGTCCGGAGACGGCCGTGACGCAGTTCAAAAATTCGCTCAACAACCTGATGGACATTCTGATGTGCAAGGAACCGTCGTACATCCGGTGCATCAAGCCGAACGATCTGCAGACCCACGGCCAGTTCGATGTGGAGCTGGTGCGGCATCAGGTGAAGTACCTCGGACTGATGGAGAATCTGCGCGTCCGACGAGCTGGGTTCGCGTATCGCCGTACGTACGAACTGTTCCTCCAGCGCTACAAGTGCCTGAGTAAACAAACCTGGCCACACTTCCACGGTCCGGCCAAGGACGGTGTACAGATACTGGCGGACGAGCTCGGTTACGCGAAGGATGACTATCGCATGGGCAAGACGAAGATTTTCATTCGCTTCCCGAAGACACTGTTCGACACGGAGGATGCGTTCCAGGCGAAGAAACATTATCTCGCCTCGATCATACAGGCCCGGTGGAAGGGTCGTCGCCAGCGACATGCGTATCTCGCAATCCGCGCCAAGATCATCGTCGGCCAGACGTACATTCGGCGCTATTT
The Anopheles moucheti chromosome 2, idAnoMoucSN_F20_07, whole genome shotgun sequence genome window above contains:
- the LOC128309638 gene encoding unconventional myosin IC, encoding MMIQTLSCERWQGTEMERGLHDRDRVGLQDQVLLENYQSEDAFIDNLRKRFQENLIYTYIGHVLISVNPYKELPIYTESDVKEYRKRHFFEAPPHVFALSDNAYRSLTEENRGQCILISGESGSGKTEASKKVLQFIAAATGHTHNVEGVKDKLLQSNPVLEAFGNAKTNRNDNSSRFGKYMDVQFDFAGVPEGGNILNYLLEKSRVIHQSGGERNFHIFYQLLAGADDNLLRELHLKRNLDTYYYLSDGANGNVPNIRDADNFRVVQKAMTVIEILEQEQRQILDIVAAILHMGNVGFTEEEGKAKILKPESVTAIAKLLGCNEEQLTNAFTHRTIEARGEIVTSPLNRDLAIYARDALAKAVYDRLFSWLVSRINTSLHAADLAKKNSVMGILDIYGFEIFKKNSFEQFCINFCNEKLQQLFIELTLKQEQEEYLREGIEWVPVEYFDNKVICNLIEEKHKGIIALMDEECLRPGDPTDLSFLTKMNDNLGSHPHYICHSRASTTVQKTMGRDEFRLVHYAGDVTYSVHGFLDKNNDLLFRDLKEAMAECNNGIIKSCFPASDIGSKRRPETAVTQFKNSLNNLMDILMCKEPSYIRCIKPNDLQTHGQFDVELVRHQVKYLGLMENLRVRRAGFAYRRTYELFLQRYKCLSKQTWPHFHGPAKDGVQILADELGYAKDDYRMGKTKIFIRFPKTLFDTEDAFQAKKHYLASIIQARWKGRRQRHAYLAIRAKIIVGQTYIRRYLAIQELNRRREASAKIRFFIKGFITRHDEPNECNRSFIQLTKRHWLLKLSKSLPETFMSHTWIAAPKHCQEASILLRKMHKLHLARCYRVALNAEKKRQLDLKVLSESVFKNNKRNYPESIGPWFVDDRIAKQHATQISNFTVTQMNGEKLHYSTPVVKYDRRGYKPRERFFLLSSKAVYLLDGKTYKQKHRLPLDKIDFCITNERDGIMLIRIPLELKKDKGDLILDIPDIIECCIWILDVTKNRNIINIVDTGSLSHNLVRGKTGVIEIQTGPQPSITRAKSGNLLVIAGQ